The DNA window CGAGCGGACCTGAGCGCGACACGCCACGCAATAGTAGTACCCGCAGTCCGGGTCGAGATGCACGTGCTGATACCCACGGCACGCCGAGCAACGCTGCTCCCCGAACGCCGCCTCCGCCAGGCCTATGCGCTCGAAGTCGCTGCGCGTCACGATGCCCGACAGCTGCGCATCGGACATCACCAAGAGCGAGCCAACGCCGTGCTCCGCCATGTGGGCCGCCGCCTCGGCCATGATGGCGTCAGCATCCACCGACACGGGCGGTGAGTGCATCAGCGTCGAGACTTCGGCCACAAGGGAGGCACGCTCCAGATCGCAGATGCACACGACTCCGATCGCCCGCCCGTCGACACACACAGGAAGGTGAGTGATCGCATGCTCTTTCGTGAACGCGAGGGCGTCGATCACGCGCATCGTCGGCGCGATGCCTAGCACCGCTTTTGTCATCACGTCTCGGACCCGCGTCAACCCTGTTGCCATTCGCCGTCCCCTCTCCTTGTTTCCTCAATCGGTCTGGGTGGGAGCGGGCGCAGAGAGCGCCTGCGCCATCAGTGATTCGGCGATCGCTTCCCGCTGATCAGCCAGCGTCACGAGCGCCGCTCGAAAGCGGAGCCCGGAGTAGAGCTCGATGATGCGCCGGAGCAGCGGCTGGTCGTCTTGTGGGCGCGACAACAGGTCGTGGAGTCGCGTACGGACGTTGTGTGCAGTCTCCGCCCACACCACGCGCTCCTCCAAGTTCCGCCCACCGCGGATCAGCACGAGCACGCCAGGACCGTTCGGCGCGCCACCAACTCGATCGAGCTCGAGCAGCGTGTCGTCGGTCCACGAAACTCCTCGCGCCTTGTCCCAATGAGGGAAGGTCGCCGGATGAAACGCGGGCATACCGAGGAGCCCTCGAACCAGATCGAGCGACGAAGCCACACCCACCGCCCGACCCTTCGCATCCACGACAACGACACGATGCACGCCGCCGTCCGCTGCGGCCCGAGCCGCGTCTTCGATGCTGGCCGTGGCCGGTACGGTCACCGCCGGAACGGTCATGCAGGCAGCGACCGTCCCGGGTGCCGGAGTCCGCAAGAGGTCGCGCATCGATACCACTCCGATGGGTCGCTTGGCCGCGTCGAGCACGGGCGCTCCCGTGATGCCCAGACCCAAGATGTAACCGAGCGCCTCGCTGGTGCCATCACCCGAGCGCAGGCTGAAGAGCTCAGCGTTCATCACTTCACTCACGGTCCTCGGCATGACATGTCTCCTTACGGAACTATCCAAGTCGCAACCGCGAAACGAGCAGATGGGTTCCAGTGAGGTGGGCAGCAAGCGCCATTCCACGCACCGATCCACGTCGAATTTCATGTTCGGCGGCGTGTGCCAGCGCAATCCCTGCAGCGATTCCCGACGCTGCGGCAACGCCTGCGCTGGCCCGAGCTCGGCCACCGCCTCGGAACCATCGCCGCTACGTCAGAGCCCGCACCGGAACGCGCTGATGTTCATGCCCGAGCACCTCGGGGCGGCCGACGATTTGAAAGCGCTCTCCCGCCTCGATGCGCACCTGCAGCTCCACTTGCGCTGAATGGTCTCGTGAGTCGACCCAGAGCTCCGGGCTCGGCGTGTCGACGGCTCCCTCCAAATCCCTGGCCAGATTCAAGAGCGCGCCCTGTGTCACGTCGACGCCGTAGGTGAGTGTCCACGGCTCGCTGTGCGCGGGAGTCCAGGCACTCAGGAGCTCGAGTGGGCCGAGCCGGGTGTGAATCGAGAGTGCGCTCGAGTTCCACTGCGTCGCGCCAATCTGCCGCTTCGCGCGATACACCGCCAAGCCGTACGCCTTGGTCAATCCCCCAAGCCCTTCGAGGTCCTCATCGGGCACCTGCGGAGCGAGGCTCGCCAAGTTGTGCGCCATCCAGGTTCCCGGCTCGTGCGTGGGGATCGCGATGAACATCGAGAGCGGGACCAACCCCGTGTGAGCGTCCTCGACCCGGAGCAGCGCGCGGGTGGACGCGGCGAGGCTGGAAGCGTCGGCGCCGAAACCGACGATGCCACCGGGCAGCTCCGCCCCGTCGAAGAACACCCAGCGCGGCATCGGCATGCCTTCGGGGCCGAACGTTGCGCCATCGAGCCTGCGCAGGAGCTCGAGCGTGGGCACGGATGAGAGCCGCAGGGGATCGAGCCACTCGGTCGCTCGGGACTGCAGTCCCAGCGCTTCGGCGTCGAACTGCCGCTGGTGCTCGGGGATCGCCACGACGAAGGGGCGAAGGCGGGTGAGCAACGCCTTGTTCCGGGGTTTGATCCTCACTTCGTTCTCCAGCGAGCCTGGGCCGAGCCGGCGTCGTCAACTCCACAGACGTCCAAGCGTGCGCCGGCTTCGAGTCGAACCTGGAGCCGCTCGAGCCCGAGGTGGTCCTCGGGATCGACCGAGAACGCCCCTTCGCCCTCCGCCGTGCCACCCGCAAGCGCTCGTTCGATGCGAGCAGCGTCGACATCGAAGGCAAATACACAAGTCGCCGCGTGGGTGTGGGCGGGGACCCAAGCCGAGCGAACCTCCAGGGGCGCAAAGCGCGCATGAGCTGCCAGGCTGGGCGAGCGCCACTGCATGGTGCCGTGCACGCGGCGAGGCGAGAGCGCTCCGAGCGCCAGCGCCAGGGTCTCCACTCCGAGCTCGACGGCGTCCTCGCCGGGCGTGAGCTCGAACAAACTCGATATCGAGTAGATGAGCCACTCCCCGGCTGTCACCATCGGGGTGGCCATGCACATCGAGAACGGAAACGTCTCCGTCGCCTCGGGCAGCAATGACCGAGTCTTGTCCGGCAACACCGCCGGCGACCCGCTGAAACCAAACACGGCGCCCGGCAGCTCGGCGCAATCGTAGAACGCCCAGCGTGGCATGCGGAGCCCATGCGGGCCGAACGTCAGTTCGTCGAAACGCTCGAGCTGATCCAGCAGCGCCTGGCTCGCGCGGCGTGTCGGATCGTGCCACGCGAGCTCGGTGCGATGAAATCCGAGCGTGCGCTCCGCCAAGCGTGCCCGCAATCCGGGAGTTGCTACCACCCAGGGTTCGAGCTTCAACCCGCCGAACAGCGTCACAAGCGCAGCTTACACCAGCTCTCCGGCCAACTCCCAACCTGACCGCGGAGTCGTCAGGGTTTGCAGCTGATGGAGACTTCGTGCACGTGACCGTTGACGCTGGTGGTGCGGGTCGTGACGGGCTGCCCCGCTTGCAGCTTCTTCATGTCCTCGTCCTTCAACGCAATCGCGTGCTCGTGGTCGCCGCCCTTGACGGCATAGGTGCCGCCAATGCCGCGCTTCACCCCGTCAGCCGGGATGTCCACGGTGTGGCCATGATTGCCAGACAACTCCACCAGCGTACCGTTCTGCACACACTTGCTGTCCGTTGCCGATGCCCCCTTGTCACAGGCCACGGTGAGGGGTGCGAGGCTGAGTGAGGCGAGAGCGATTGAGAAGTGCAGCCAGTTCGTCATGGGTTCCTCCAGAGTAGCCGTCGGATTGGTGCTTCACGAAGGAATTCTTGCGAAGGCCGTGCCGCCATGGGTCACGGCGGCGTCGAAGAGCAAACTTTGCGGGCGGTTTGCTACCGTGTCGCAAACGCTGCATACCGTGGCAACACGGCAGCTCGGGCGTCCTGACTCACGGACATCGGTCAGGCAACCACATCTCGAAGCGGCCCTCCTTGACGAACCACTGCGGCGGCTCGTCCTCGGTGCGCTCCGTGTACTTCACGAGCTCGGCGGTGCGAGTCCCAGCCGGCAGCGCCCCCGCGATGCGTTTCATCACCCCACTGATGCTGCACTTGGGCTTCAAAATGATCGGTTCGTCACAATCCGAGTTGGTGAAGCTCGCGATCTCACCGTCGCGCGATAGGGTGACTCGGATGATGCAGGCCGGATCGTCCTGGCCGCCGGTGCGCTGTGCCTCCTTCGGTGAGAGGAAGTAGAAGTCCGCACGCGGGCGCCCCGGACCGCGGAAGTCGAGCTTACCGTCGGGACTGACGTCGTGCGCTTCGATGCGGACGAGCTGCGCATCACTGGCGAGCGCCTGCGCCCGGACCCGCGCCGTGTCGAAGAACTCCGTCGGCTCTCGCTGCGTCGCCGAGGGCGCCTTACCGGGCTGGGCCACGGGGCCAGCCGCCGGCGGGCTCGCGGCTTGCCTGTCGTTCACGGAAAGCCCCCACGCGACGAGGCCGACCACGAGCAGCGCGGCCAGGAGCGCGAAACCCAACCCCAGCGCAGCGAGCCACGGTGCGAGCCGAAACGGTCGCGAGCCCGGCGGCGTCGGTTGAGCCGCGGCGGGCAGGGTGTGGGCCAGCGCGCCCAGGCTCTGAGCCGTCGGCAAGAGGCCCGGCGTTCTCTGCGCGCTCAGACTCCGGTCTGCCGGGGCCACACCGACGTCCAGCGCGACAAAAGCCTCCGGCCCGAGGCCGGCGGCCGCCGCCTCGAGCGCAGCTCGCATTTCTTGTGCGCTGCGGAAGCGCAGGCCGGGGTCTTTCTGCAACCCGCGCAGCAAGACTTGCTCGTACGCCGGCGGCATGCCCGTCAGCAGCTGGCTGGGCGGCAGCGGGGGCTGCTCGATGTGCTGGCGCAAGAGTTCGAACAGCGAGGTGGCATCGAAGGGTTTGCTGCCTGTGACACACTCGTAGAGCACGACCGCTAGCGAGTACAGATCACTGCGGAAGTCCACGGGCTGCCCCGCGGCCTGCTCTGGCGACATGTAGTGCGGCGTTCCCATCAGCGCGCCGGTGTGGGTGTGAGGCGTCCCGATGTCACCGGCCGCGTGGAGCTTTGCGATGCCGAAATCGAGGACCTTGGCGTGACCCGCGGGCGTGACCCACAAGTTGTCGGGCTTGAGGTCGCGATGGACGATGCCGTGTTCGTGGGCCCGACCGAGGGCGTCGAGTACCTCGGCGAAATAGCGCGCCAGAAACCCCAGCCCTGGCCGATGGCTGGCCCGATTGAGCGCCGAGAGCGAGCGCCCCTCGAGGTACTCCATGATGATGTACGGGCGCCCGTCCGGAAGGGTCGCCAGATCGATCACGTTGACGATGTGCTCGTGACGGATCCGATTGACGGCCTGAGCCTCGGCGAAAAACCGCTCGAGCGCCGCGCGAGACTCAACGAAGGCCCGGGACAGAAACTTGATCGCAACCTGACTCCCGATGTTGGGGTTCACGGCGCGGTACACCTGCCCCATGCCTCCCGCGCCGAGCAGCCGAGTGATGCGAAAGCTCTGCACCATCGTGCCCAGAAGCTCGTCGTCCCCCGCGCGCGCGAGCTCCGATCCATCCCGGGTGCAGAATCCCGGCTGCGCGGCCCCTTCACCGCACTCGGTGCAGACGAACTGCGCGGTCATGCTCCGACCAACGCCCGAGACGCCCCTGATGACATGAGAGGCACGAGCCTACCAGCCCTGGCTCGACGATGTTACTCGTCCTCGAATAGCTCCTCTGCCGCCCGCAGCACGTCGACGTAGCTGATGATGCCCACCAGGGTCTGGCTCCCAGGGCGAACCACGGGGATGGCTCCTACCTTCTGGTCGATCATCATCTCCACGACCTCGGAGAGTGCTGTCTCCGGCGTGACGCTCAGAAGATCCGTGTTCATCACCGTCGAGATTGGCTGAGCGAGGCGCGCCTGAACGTCGGCGGGCCTTTCGAGCTCCAGCATGCTCGGCGCAAGGAATGTCCGGAGATCGCGATCACTGACGATGCCCACCAGTTCCTCCCCGTCGACGATGGGGAGATGCCGAAAGTCGCTCTCGAACAGCGTCGCGATCACAGTCCGGATTGGCGTATTTGACTGAGCAGTAGTCGGTTTCAGAGTCATGACGTCTTCGACGACCATCGTTTCTCGCTTTCCTTCGAGTGATAGCTCGACTGTGATGCAACCCGCATGCCCCCAAGGTTCGAGACTCGCGAGCGCCGCAGATCGCTGGGCGCTCGGAAACGCTCGCGCAAGCCATGCGCCGAGCAAACCTCGCACCGCAGGCGCTGCGCACGAACAGTGAGGACCCATGGCTGAACAACCCGCGAAGCACAGCGAGATCGTCCCCCACTTGGCAAGTGGCCAAGCCGCGGGACCGGCGGAGACGACCCCCGTCTCGAAAATCATGACCAAGAACGTGGTGTGTGTACCGCCGGACCTCGGACTCGAGGCTCTGACTGGGCTGTTCCTCGATCGCGGGATCAGCGGCGCTCCAGTGGTCGACGCTTCCGGGCGCACGCTCGGTGTGGTGTCGAAGACTGACGTGCTGCGCGAACACCAGGATCGCGGGGACACCGCGGAGCAAGGGGAGCCCGAGGTGTTTCGTGACGGAATTCGCGCCGGACTCGACCGCGGGATGCATGTGGTCGGCAACGACGAAGCGACCGTCAAAGACGTCATGACACCGCTAGCGTTCACCGTTGCAGAGGGGACGAGCATCGCGCGGGCCGCGGCCTTGATGGCCCTCGAGGGAGTGCATCGGGTTCCCGTGGCCTCCGCCGCCGGGAAGGTGGTTGGTATCCTGAGCGCCCTCGACATCTTGAGGTGGCTGGCCCAAGAAGAAGGCTACCGCGTGCCTGATCCGCACGCCTGAGCGCTGGACGCGGCACGAGACTTGCGACTCGGGCGGAGCATGTTGAGTGGCTTCCGCCGCATCCTCTGCCCGGTCGACGCATCGGAGTGCTCGCGAAGAGCTCTCCGTAGCGCCGTCGATCTGGCCGGACGTTTCTCTGGCGAGGTCGAGGTCCTGCACGTCTACCAGCTGCCGGCGTACATTCAGCCGGGCGTGTTGGTTTGGGCGGCCGTCGGGCCCCGCACGCTGGCGGAGGTGGCCGACGAGCAGGCCCAGACCGACGTCGAAGGGCTGTTGGCCGGTTTCTCGTCCGACGAGCGCGCAAAACTCCGAGTTACTCGGGAGATCGGCGACGCCGCCGCGGTCATCGTCGAGCGCGCCCGGTCCCAACCCATCGACTTGCTCGTGATGGGTACTCACGGCCGCACCGGCGTGCGACGCTTTCTCATGGGAAGCGTGGCGGAACGGGTGCTCAGGCTCGCCCCCTGCCCCGTGCTGGTGGTACCGCTGAACGAAACGGCGAAAGACGCCGAGCCTGGTAGGCTCGTGGATGAAGTGAACCTCAAAGGTTCCGAAGGAGCCCAGAGATGAACAACCTGCGCCGAATTCTGGTCCCCGTGGATTACTCGGCCTGCTCGAAGGCCGCACTCGAGCACGCCGCCATGCTCGCGAAGAGCTTCAACGCGACGATCGATCTGCTCTACGTCTGGGAGGCGCCAGCATTCGTGGCACCCGAAGCCATGGTCGGAGCCGCGGGAACCACGCAGACCCTCGCCCAGCTCGCCAGTGATCAGGCTGAGGCTGCGATGCGGGAGTTCGCCAAACAAGCCGAGAGCGACGGCATCGCCATCGCCCATACACGCGTCGAGCAGGGAGATCCGTCACAGACGATCGTAGAGCTGGCCGAGCGCGAAGACTTCGACCTGATCGCCATGGGAACACACGGACGGAGTGGCTTCGCCCACCTCTTGCTCGGTAGCATCGCCGAGAAGGTCGTGCGCCGAGCGACTCGCCCGGTCCTGACGGTTCGAACGACCGACTCGAGCGGCTGAGTCCTCAGCACGCAATGGACGAAGCCACCTTCGCAGGCATC is part of the Myxococcales bacterium genome and encodes:
- a CDS encoding CBS domain-containing protein, whose product is MTKAVLGIAPTMRVIDALAFTKEHAITHLPVCVDGRAIGVVCICDLERASLVAEVSTLMHSPPVSVDADAIMAEAAAHMAEHGVGSLLVMSDAQLSGIVTRSDFERIGLAEAAFGEQRCSACRGYQHVHLDPDCGYYYCVACRAQVRSGSAFPKRSDGE
- a CDS encoding CBS domain-containing protein, whose product is MPRTVSEVMNAELFSLRSGDGTSEALGYILGLGITGAPVLDAAKRPIGVVSMRDLLRTPAPGTVAACMTVPAVTVPATASIEDAARAAADGGVHRVVVVDAKGRAVGVASSLDLVRGLLGMPAFHPATFPHWDKARGVSWTDDTLLELDRVGGAPNGPGVLVLIRGGRNLEERVVWAETAHNVRTRLHDLLSRPQDDQPLLRRIIELYSGLRFRAALVTLADQREAIAESLMAQALSAPAPTQTD
- a CDS encoding serine/threonine protein kinase, producing MTAQFVCTECGEGAAQPGFCTRDGSELARAGDDELLGTMVQSFRITRLLGAGGMGQVYRAVNPNIGSQVAIKFLSRAFVESRAALERFFAEAQAVNRIRHEHIVNVIDLATLPDGRPYIIMEYLEGRSLSALNRASHRPGLGFLARYFAEVLDALGRAHEHGIVHRDLKPDNLWVTPAGHAKVLDFGIAKLHAAGDIGTPHTHTGALMGTPHYMSPEQAAGQPVDFRSDLYSLAVVLYECVTGSKPFDATSLFELLRQHIEQPPLPPSQLLTGMPPAYEQVLLRGLQKDPGLRFRSAQEMRAALEAAAAGLGPEAFVALDVGVAPADRSLSAQRTPGLLPTAQSLGALAHTLPAAAQPTPPGSRPFRLAPWLAALGLGFALLAALLVVGLVAWGLSVNDRQAASPPAAGPVAQPGKAPSATQREPTEFFDTARVRAQALASDAQLVRIEAHDVSPDGKLDFRGPGRPRADFYFLSPKEAQRTGGQDDPACIIRVTLSRDGEIASFTNSDCDEPIILKPKCSISGVMKRIAGALPAGTRTAELVKYTERTEDEPPQWFVKEGRFEMWLPDRCP
- a CDS encoding CBS domain-containing protein, which produces MTLKPTTAQSNTPIRTVIATLFESDFRHLPIVDGEELVGIVSDRDLRTFLAPSMLELERPADVQARLAQPISTVMNTDLLSVTPETALSEVVEMMIDQKVGAIPVVRPGSQTLVGIISYVDVLRAAEELFEDE
- a CDS encoding CBS domain-containing protein gives rise to the protein MAEQPAKHSEIVPHLASGQAAGPAETTPVSKIMTKNVVCVPPDLGLEALTGLFLDRGISGAPVVDASGRTLGVVSKTDVLREHQDRGDTAEQGEPEVFRDGIRAGLDRGMHVVGNDEATVKDVMTPLAFTVAEGTSIARAAALMALEGVHRVPVASAAGKVVGILSALDILRWLAQEEGYRVPDPHA
- a CDS encoding universal stress protein — its product is MLSGFRRILCPVDASECSRRALRSAVDLAGRFSGEVEVLHVYQLPAYIQPGVLVWAAVGPRTLAEVADEQAQTDVEGLLAGFSSDERAKLRVTREIGDAAAVIVERARSQPIDLLVMGTHGRTGVRRFLMGSVAERVLRLAPCPVLVVPLNETAKDAEPGRLVDEVNLKGSEGAQR
- a CDS encoding universal stress protein is translated as MNNLRRILVPVDYSACSKAALEHAAMLAKSFNATIDLLYVWEAPAFVAPEAMVGAAGTTQTLAQLASDQAEAAMREFAKQAESDGIAIAHTRVEQGDPSQTIVELAEREDFDLIAMGTHGRSGFAHLLLGSIAEKVVRRATRPVLTVRTTDSSG